The genomic interval ATCGCCCGGATATCTTAATAACAGATATTTCAATGCCTGGAATGAGCGGGAATGAATTGATCAAAGCATTGAAAAGTGCGGATCCTGAAATGAAAATTTTGGTAGTTTCCATGCACAATGATCCTGAAATTATTGCGGATATCGTTATGCTGGAGGCTGAGGGTTATATCCTTAAAAACACTGGAAGAAAGGAATTGACTGCGGCATTGGAGAAGATTGCTGATGGTTCTACTTTTTACAGCGAAGAAGTGTTGCTGTCTTTGATGAAAAGACAAAAGAAGGAATTTCGGAAAGACCTAGAAGTTGCTCAATTAAGTAATCGAGAAATAGAAATCATCCGATTGATTGCATTGGAATATTCCAATGAGAAAATTGCTGAAGAGCTCTTTATTAGTAAACGAACAGTAGAAACTCACCGAAAAAATATCAATCAAAAAACCAATATTAAAACAGTAGTTGGATTAATCAAATTTGCGATTAGAAACGAGTTAGTTTCAATCTAAAGAGCTTTCTGAGCAAAATATCCCAACTTATACGTACTTCGAATACCAACTAGACGGTATCTAAACCCTTTTTTCTGCTCATACCTTTGTATCAAGTTTAAATACAACAGATATGAAAAAAGCATTACCAATTCTCTTTTTAATTGTTTCACTTGGTGCAAGTGGACAAACATGGGTGAAAACAACAGCACCAGATTCGATTCTTTATCGAGGTATTCGTACTTGGGGTGAGGATACTATTTATGCTTGGGGGAACTCTCCAAGTTCACCAGTATATCCAAATACTTTGGTTTCTTCTTTTGATGGAGGTCAAACTTGGACGGTAGGGCCTTGGCAGAGGTTTAATACTGATCAGGTCGTTGCGACTCCTGCTGGACTTTTTGCTGGGTATTATTACTATTTAGGCAGTCCTGCATCTGGACATTTGGATTATACAACGAACGGAACTACTTGGCAAACGGTTCCAGGATCAACATTAGCTAATGGTGGGTATTACAAGCCTCTTGGTTTGTTGACAAACGGGAAATTGCTACTTGCAAATTCAACCAATGGCAAGTTGAACATTTCTCCTGATTATATCTCTTTGGGGTCTGATTATGGAACACTTTATCAATACAATGATGGATATACTTATTATGCAATTAATCCAACCAATGGACGGATTATTTTTGGACAAAATAGTGGTACAACTCATATGCAATATACCGATGATAATGCAGTGAGTTTTACGGATATTTCATTGGCGAGTGTAGTTGGAAATGTTTACTCTCCAATTGTTCGATATACTAAGAATAATACGTTTTTTAATGCGCGAATGGGTGGGATAACTGTTAGTACAGATAATGGCAATACATGGACAGCTTGTGCCAATATTGGAGGAAATCTCAGCGATATGCAAGCAAATAAAGATGGTCAAGTGATTTTTGCCCGTAGTGATAATCAAATCATGTCTTCATCTGACAATGGACAGACTTGGACCTCAATGAACAATGGTCTCCCAACTGGTGTAGGTTCATTAGGTATTGGAAAAACAACCGATGGAAAGTTTTGGTTAACACTTTATGGAGACCAGCCAACAAATGGTGGAATTTATGTCATTGGATCAGGCGGATCTACCGCTGAAATCTCGAATTCTGAAGATCAAGTGATTCAAGTTTATCCAAATCCAACTTCAGATTTATTAAATATTGAATTTGATGGCGACTTAACGAATGCTCTCTTTACTGTAAGTTCTTTGAATGGACAAACTTTTCAATTGCCACTGAAAGGAACGAAATTAGATGTAAGTTCATTAGAAAGTGGAGTTTACTTTCTACAAGTAGAAATGAACAATTCAGTCAAAAGAGTGAAATTCTTGAAAAATTAAATAACCAATACCCCGTGAACAAAATCTTCGATTCAGTAAGTACTGAATCGAAGATTTTTCATTTATATTCTTCTTATTCAGTTACATGTTAATTGTCAATGATGAAATTATCAAATGGAACTCTTTATTCGAAATACCCTCTTGATAATTAAATTTCACATAATTGAGAGTTCTTTACGGCTGATTTATAATTATTTAGCAGTGATTTTATTGTTTTCTTTTTTATAAAGGGGGAATTAGTGCTATCTTTGCACAAAAATTCCAAGTATTTCTCATGATTTCAGTAAATAATCTTTCTCTTCAATTTGGTAAACGTATTCTATTTGACGATGTAAATCTCAAATTTGGATCGGGTAACTGCTACGGTGTTATTGGCGCTAATGGTGCTGGTAAATCTACATTTTTAAAGATTTTAACGGGCGAGCAAGATCCAACTTCAGGTCGTATTGAGCTTGAGCCAGGAAAACGAATGGCTGTTTTATCTCAGAATCACTTTGAATTCGATCAATATGAAGTATTACAAACAGTGATCATGGGGCACAAACGTTTGTTTGAAATCATGACAGAAAAAGATGCTTTGTATGCAAAACCAGATTTTTCGGATGCTGATGGTATGAGGGCTTCTGAGTTGGAAGGTGAATTTGGTGATTTAGAAGGATGGAATGCTGAGACAGATGCTGCAACACTACTTAGCAATTTGGGAATCGATGAAAGCAAGCATTATATGAAGATGGAAGATGTTCCTTCTGAATACAAGGTACGTATTTTATTGGCACAAGCACTTTTTGGAAACCCAGATGTTTTAGTACTCGATGAGCCTACGAATGACTTGGATTTAAAAACAATTTCTTGGCTAGAAGATTTCTTATTAGACTTTAAGAATACAGTAATCGTTGTATCGCATGATCGTCACTTCTTAGATACAGTTTGTACACATATTTGTGATATCGATTTCAGTAAAATCAATGTGTTTACAGGAAATTACACTTTCTGGTACCAATCATCACAGTTGGCAGCTCGTCAACGTGCGGATAAAAACAAGAAAGCCGAAGATAAAAAGAAAGAGTTACAAGATTTTATTTCTCGTTTCTCTGCAAATGCGTCGAAATCAAAACAAGCAACTAGCCGCCGTAAATTAATTGATAAGTTGGATTTAGAAGAAATTCAGCCGTCTTCTCGTCGTTATCCTGGAATTACTTTCCACCAAGAACGCGATGCAGGAAATCAAATATTAACGGTCAGTGGTTTGTCCAAGATGCACGAAGGTGAATATATGTTCAAGGACTTATCTTTCACATTGAATAAAGGCGATAAGATTGCGATCGTTTCTAAAAACTCTTTAGCGATTACACAATTTTTCGAAATATTGAATGGAAATATGCAAGCTGATAAAGGTGATTTTACTTACGGTACAACCATCACAACGGCTTACTTACCTAATGACAATACTTCTTTTTTTGAAACAAAATTATCATTGATTGATTGGTTGCGTCAGTATGCGCAAACTGATGAAGAGCGAGAAGAAGTAAGTATCCGCGGATTCTTAGGTCGTATGTTATTCTCTGGAGAAGAGGCACTGAAAAGTGCTACAGTACTTTCTGGAGGTGAAAAAGTACGTTGTATGTTGTCGCGAATGATGCTTGCAAAAGCAAATTTTTTAACAATGGATGAACCAACGAATCACTTGGATTTGGAGTCGATTACGGCTTTGAATAATGGAATGTCAGCTTTCGAAGGAACTATGTTGTTTACATCTCATGACCACGAATTGGTTTCTACTGTTGCAAACAGAATTATTGAATTGACTCCAAATGGTTTCATTGACAAAATGATGCCTTACGATGATTACTTGGCAGATGCAAAAATTGCAAGCTTGCAAGAAGGTCTTTACGCATAAGCTTCATAAATATTTTAGAACGCCAATCTGTTAAGGTTGGCGTTTTTTTATAGGATTGCTTGTAGATTATAAAAATCAATTTCACCTTGTTTTGTGAATGCATAACCCCGATACCCCTCATCATCTCCCAGATATTTGCTTTCGATAAATCCGCTTTCTCTCAGAATTTGTATATGTTGAGATACAGCGGCACCACTAAGTGATGTGCGCTCAGAAATATGTTTGTTTGTAATGATATGGTACTTATGAATTTCATGAAGGATAACCACTCTTGCAGAAGCTGCAATTGCTCTTCCAATTCTTGCCCCATTTTTTTCTTCTTTTGTGTACTGTGTTTGTTTAGATCTTCCCATAAAGTAAATGTTTCTTATTTAAGTTAATGGAAAAGATTCTTTAAAGCAATAGACTCAGGCAAAAAAAATGAAAATATGATATCTGGATATCGTAAGATATTTATAACGTTATATCATAAAAATATGAATTCGTTATATAACGAATTCACTATTAGTGGATAATATGATTTTCACTCTAAAGAGCCTTTTAAACCTATTACCGATAAGAACCTAA from Fluviicola taffensis DSM 16823 carries:
- a CDS encoding response regulator encodes the protein MNSEVKIKLLIVDDHQMIIDGIKSLLRKEKQFEFIAEANSGEEALELLQNHRPDILITDISMPGMSGNELIKALKSADPEMKILVVSMHNDPEIIADIVMLEAEGYILKNTGRKELTAALEKIADGSTFYSEEVLLSLMKRQKKEFRKDLEVAQLSNREIEIIRLIALEYSNEKIAEELFISKRTVETHRKNINQKTNIKTVVGLIKFAIRNELVSI
- a CDS encoding T9SS type A sorting domain-containing protein, with amino-acid sequence MKKALPILFLIVSLGASGQTWVKTTAPDSILYRGIRTWGEDTIYAWGNSPSSPVYPNTLVSSFDGGQTWTVGPWQRFNTDQVVATPAGLFAGYYYYLGSPASGHLDYTTNGTTWQTVPGSTLANGGYYKPLGLLTNGKLLLANSTNGKLNISPDYISLGSDYGTLYQYNDGYTYYAINPTNGRIIFGQNSGTTHMQYTDDNAVSFTDISLASVVGNVYSPIVRYTKNNTFFNARMGGITVSTDNGNTWTACANIGGNLSDMQANKDGQVIFARSDNQIMSSSDNGQTWTSMNNGLPTGVGSLGIGKTTDGKFWLTLYGDQPTNGGIYVIGSGGSTAEISNSEDQVIQVYPNPTSDLLNIEFDGDLTNALFTVSSLNGQTFQLPLKGTKLDVSSLESGVYFLQVEMNNSVKRVKFLKN
- a CDS encoding ABC-F family ATP-binding cassette domain-containing protein, which codes for MISVNNLSLQFGKRILFDDVNLKFGSGNCYGVIGANGAGKSTFLKILTGEQDPTSGRIELEPGKRMAVLSQNHFEFDQYEVLQTVIMGHKRLFEIMTEKDALYAKPDFSDADGMRASELEGEFGDLEGWNAETDAATLLSNLGIDESKHYMKMEDVPSEYKVRILLAQALFGNPDVLVLDEPTNDLDLKTISWLEDFLLDFKNTVIVVSHDRHFLDTVCTHICDIDFSKINVFTGNYTFWYQSSQLAARQRADKNKKAEDKKKELQDFISRFSANASKSKQATSRRKLIDKLDLEEIQPSSRRYPGITFHQERDAGNQILTVSGLSKMHEGEYMFKDLSFTLNKGDKIAIVSKNSLAITQFFEILNGNMQADKGDFTYGTTITTAYLPNDNTSFFETKLSLIDWLRQYAQTDEEREEVSIRGFLGRMLFSGEEALKSATVLSGGEKVRCMLSRMMLAKANFLTMDEPTNHLDLESITALNNGMSAFEGTMLFTSHDHELVSTVANRIIELTPNGFIDKMMPYDDYLADAKIASLQEGLYA
- a CDS encoding winged helix-turn-helix domain-containing protein — its product is MGRSKQTQYTKEEKNGARIGRAIAASARVVILHEIHKYHIITNKHISERTSLSGAAVSQHIQILRESGFIESKYLGDDEGYRGYAFTKQGEIDFYNLQAIL